The Phyllopteryx taeniolatus isolate TA_2022b chromosome 4, UOR_Ptae_1.2, whole genome shotgun sequence genome includes the window ATGTGCGCCAGTCCAACAATTACACCTGCGTTGCCATGTCAACGCTCGGCGTTATTGAGGCGGTGGCGCAGATTATTGTCAAAGGTGAGGGGGAAACAAAAGGGAGCTTCTGCATGAGCAGAGCGCTGCAGCGAGTAAGAGCGGAGGCAAGGGTTTCTTTGACCTTGTATCTCAAAAGTCTTTCATTCAATTCCATTCCAATTTTCACTTTCTTTTATGCATAACTGGGCACTCTGAAAGTCAACTTCCATCGAAAGCACAAGGAGAAAGGTCTAAGTCTGAAGTAAAGTTAGTTGTCCGGGAGGAATAATGtgatatattttacaaatacagtGAATGAAATGGATGAAAATCTTCTCCACTTGTTTTCGTTAGCACTTTATAGGGCACGGGACCATATTTGGTTACTTTGACTTAAGTCGAAACGGACATCATACGCATCACTAAACCCTTGTGATTTCTCCAAGCCAATGAGCAGAGAAAGGTCGTAATCTTGAATAATGAACATTAAAATTAATATATTGAacgaaaagtgtttttttttgggtatacCATTATAAATATAATGACACTTTTGGAATGATAAAAATGCACTAAGGTCAGCAATCATGACTGCACTTTATAGTGTTTTGCATGAGTCCTTTATGTGATATTCCACCACTTGAAATTACAGTACGTATACATTTGAGAGGCTTTACTAATTTAAGTCATCTCTAACCTGAAGTCCAAATTTCATGTGCTATTACATATTTCAGGTTCTTTTGATCATTCATATTGCTTGTATTGGCATTGGTGAATTATCTTTGAATGATCAGTTTTTAAGATGCACTAAATCTTAACGCCGCAATGCCTTCAGCTCTCCCAAAGGCTCCTGGCACACCCGTGGTGACTGAGAGGACTGCAACAAGCATCACTCTCACCTGGGACTCTGGCAACCCCGAACCTGTTTCCTATTATATCATACAAGTAAGTGACAGCCGCACAAACACACCGACTTGTGCAAGTTGCTACTGCATCACTTGGCTCGAGCCAAGTTGAATATGTACAAAATGAAACAGAGTAATAGTAGttcaaactgtaaaaaaaaataataataatactaaactAAAAGcttccattttccccattgctGGCATTTATTCGTGTAATGTTGCGTGACCAAACATTCTATCCACAGCTCATCCCTCATGTTGTGTCGTAAATCATCCAGTGTGCTGGTTTAATGCCCGCATGTTATTGTGTCTTATATCTTGTTGCACTCTCTCTCGCTCCAGCACCGTTCCAAAGGCTCAGAGGACCCCTATAAAGAGATTGATGGCATCGCCACCACTCGCTACAGTGTGGGTGGCCTCAGCCCTTACTCCCATTATGACTTCCGCGTGGCAGCTGTTAACACCATCGGCCAGGGTCCGTCCAGCGAAGTGGTGGAGGCTCGCACTGCGGAGCAGGCGCCCTCCTCGCCTCCCCGACAAGTAAGGGCCACGCCTTGAAAGTACACAGTGACTTGTCGGGCAGCCGAAATTGAATGTGTTCACCAAAGTTATTCAGTCTTGGCCTGGACGTAAGAATGTGGCATTCAAAAATTGGGATTCAGCTACCTGAATACACTGAATTTCCACGaaaggatgaataaagtatctatccagctatctatctatccatccatctatctatttaGCTATCAATCTAGCTATCACTTGCTAGCTAGCTCTCAACCAGAGGGTACATTGAATTCTTTGCAGTAATCTGTCCaattttgtatgtttgtaacAGTCCATCAGAGCTAGAGGATAGTTGTCATTTCCGTTTAATATAAGAGGACATTAGTGTTTAAATTGATGTTTTGACACACTATCATGAGAAATTGGAGGATTCCGGGTGGCATACTacatacagacagacatacatacatacatacatacatactaatGTGTAGTTAGTCAATCTGGGGCTGGTCTTGACCTCTTTACTTTTTCTTAATCTTTCATTTTACTGAgatgttttgcacaattctGTACTTATAATTTGGTAAATCTTTCCAAAAAATGGAAGTCATATTAGCGTCAAAGGGTCTTAAATACAGAGGTGCCTTGCCTTACGAGTTCAATCcattctgtgaccacacttgtGCGTcaagtcacttgtatctcaagtcaactttccccgttgaaatatattgttttgttaCGTGTACaccaaggtaccactgtatttaaattgaatgtccagtttaaaagacacatttgcatatactgtacctttCCTTTAATTAGTACTAGAAGGACACGCCAAACTTGAACTATTGCTGTTTGGCTCACAGGTCAGAGGTCGCATGTTGAGCACAACAACGGCGATCATCCACTGGGATGAGCCAGAGGAACCAAACGGGCAAGTTGTGGGCTACAGGGTGTATTATACCTCAGACAACACGCTGCCAGTCAACCAGGTATTTGTTCATTGCGTGTGACCGAAGAGTTGCCGAGTGTGTGTCAGCGCGTGTGTTGACGTATTGCCTTGCGATGCAGTGGGAAAAGCAGATGGTGCGGAGCGCCAACTTCATCACCATTCAGGGTTTGACTCCGAACAAGACGTATTACATCCGAGTGTTGGCTTTCACCTCTGTTGGAGATGGTCCTCTTTCCCAGGACCTGCAGATTATTGCCAAGACTGGCGGTAAGACACCATACATTTGAATCTCACCTTGTGGCAGATAAAAGCAATTAAGATAATAATGACCGTGTTCTTGCACTCTGTAGTCCCATCCCAGCCTTCAGAGTTCAAAGGAGAGGCCAAATCTGAGACGAGTATCCTGTTGTCCTGGGTAGCGCCACCCCAGGGCGGCCCCGACAACCAGATCACAGGATATGAACTGGTTTATCGACGAGCAGACGATACAGAGGAGGTGAGGGTTTGCTCATTTGATTGTTGGTTGGACGTCAAAAGGAAATGGACtaccattcacaccaatgggcaattcgGGTCTCAACATTTTGGAGTGCCTGTTCGTGGAATTTGCGTTACGGTTATTGATATTTACAGTCTTGAGCGACGGATGAGAAGTTACGTTCATGTCCTTGTATCTTCACGTCCCCTTTAGAAGAAAGTGAGCTTTGAGCCGACAACCTCCTACCTGTTGAAGAACCTCAAGCCTTTCTCAGCCTATACTTTCCAACTGGCTGCCCGTAGCAAACATGGCATCGGTGCATATACCAACGAGGTTTCCGTTGACACGCCCCAGACGCGTAAGTACAGCTGCATATTGTACAGTGTGACTGGGGTGTGCGAAAAGAGGCAGGCTTTATTTGGACAATGCAAAAGTAGTGACGATATAACTTGGATGTAGAGTGCACACAAGCACCAAGGTCAAGCAGTAGCTCAGCGTAGATACCTACCTTCCACATGTACCGTCATTTGGTCATTAAAAGTCATTAACAAGTGCAAACAAGTCATGGATTTGATCCAAAATTGAATTTCCTTTCCCACATTCCATGCACCTGAAAGCTAATATTTGGAGCATaatttgcacacaaacaaaccaaccaaaagtttaaaaatacaactttaaagggggaggagggggcaaAAATGtctattacatttttgtaattattagcgttttttagtttgcattgttacAAATAGGCCAACCTTAATTCTGACTTACATTGACCTCAGTTTTGATATTTCAACAAATGTCAAACATGAATTCCAAAACCTGGCGTTCTTTCCTGATTGGCGCAGTATGGTAAAAGTTCTTCCTATTGTTGGCTATCAATGTGAGGTCTGTAAGAGATTCAGTATAAGCGTGGGTTTACAAGTCAGACGTTTGTAGCTGGAGATGTGATCTCCATCGTGGATCGAGCGCTCAGACTTGAGTAGGACAAGTAAGTTCCAGGCAGGTATGTTTATGTGTTCAAAGCTCTAGTCAGTCTATTTTGTGTCGCGTCTCTTTGAAGTCATTCACTCTCTTTTCATCAATCAAACAGAAGTCGACACCCATCATCCAGTATCGTTGTTCCGTCATCTTGCTTTCTAGTCAGAGGGCCATTTTTCTTGATAGCTTCTGTTCtccagtgttttgttttcattttatgtttctTTGTCTTCTGTTCTCTGTCTTGTCATTCCATCCCCATTCCTCCACCTCACCCCAATAACAACTCACACACACCACCAACTCACATTTACCCAAAACAATTCCAACTCTGCCTCCTCAAACTGGCCAATCAGTTCCTTCAGCACCTCCTCAGGACATAACATGCACCAGCCCCACTTCTACCAGCATCCTGGTAAGTTGGGCACCACCGCCTATGGAGTTTCAGAACGGCGTCATTACGGGATACACCATCCAGTACTCCGCTACGGGGGTCAACAAAACCTCCAAAAGGATTGACGGCATTCCTACGGAAGGTTCTCCGTATCTCTTGCAAAACCTGGAGAAATGGACCGAGTACGGAATAACAGTGCGGGCGCAGACGGAAGCCGGCGACGGACCTGAGAGTTTACAGCTGATTATCCGCACCGAGGAAGATGGTATGTTTTCAAACAATCTTAGGACGCTCCGCCCAGCTATCAAAGGCTACCTCTACCCCACTAACACGACTAATGAGCTCCGAGCACCTGTGACTAACTAATTAGAGAATGCATTTGAAAACAGTTTTGAGAACCTTCCCTTTATCCCTTCACAAAGTGGAAAAACTCCCTTTTCTCTTCCCTCACCACCGCTTTCTCTCCATCCGCAGGAACCCTTTTTCCCATGCTGCTGTTTTTATCCGCTTTTTGCCCTTTTCTTCTCTAACCCCAATGTTGGGATTTCCCTTTCTTGGAATAACAAATACCTCTCAATAACTTTGGCTGAACCTTGGCCTTTCCTCACTTCTAACTGCCCTCCCAAATCCCTAAAACCTTAACAgctgtttttaatgtgttttagcCCCGTTTTATCAATGTGTTTGCCTAATTTTGTCACATTGGCAGCGATATTTTGGCTATTCCTACTTAATGGCTGATACTCCCAGCGTTCCACCAATAACACTGACTCCAGTGTTACGGGGGGGCGTGTAGTTCTTGGCAACAcaagagaggttttttttttttttttcttgataacaGTATTTTCTCTTTGACTGTCTGCCACTGTTTATCTGCCCGTGGCGACAAATCCTTTTCTATCTGCCATTCTTATCTTTCTCTACATTTGCTTCTTATCCGTCACTGCTTTTTCCTCCATGTTTTTCCTCGAGCacccacgtttttttttttgtttttttttactatttcgACCCTTTTTCCCAGACATCACTAAAGATTTAGACTTTTTGGATGGCTGCATTTTTACATCAGTTTTTCAGTGTATTTTTCTGGTCCCAAtctatttttaattaaagagaATACCTCCGCGCTGATGTTTAAGTGCCCATCGTCAGTGACCCTTGACCTCTATCCCAAAATGCATTTATAGTTCCAAGTGGTCCTCCTCGAGGGGTGGACGCAGAGACAGTGAACGCCTCAGCCATTAGGGTGAAATGGCGAGCGCCAGCCCCTGAGCTGCAGCACGGTCAGATCCGAGGCTACCAAGTCCACTACGTGAGGATGAACTACGGCGAGCCTCAGGGTCAGCCCTTCATCAAGGACATCCTCATGGAGGACTCACAGGTGACGCTCCCAAATGGAATTCCATGGAATTTAATTTACAATGAATATCATCttgtattaataattaataagtCTTTTCTGTGCTCCTTCTTTTCCATCAATAATCAGTGGGAATATGACCAGTCAGCTCAATATGTGAGTCAATATTTCTTTAAGCTTGTTGCATAATGAGAATAATAAAGCATGAGACATCAATCAGTCATATTCACGGGATTGCAGCCttaaatgtattacatttattGCAAGGCCTTAAGACTTAGCTGGAGGTCCCTTTTATCTCTGTGTGAGTTCTTTCAAAAAGGGATCTGAAAACACTCACAGGTAACTGATGATATGAATCATTTGTGTCTTACAAGGCATTCCCCACCCTACCATATAAAACTATGTTGAGAAGAAGAGGAATTGTAATTTTGTAATGGACTATTAATCTTATATTCGTCTTTTAATGTCAAACCCAACTTACTTCACTGTacagcaaaaaaatgaaattgcctCATTGTTCTAAGGCTTGTGGGTATTTGGTTTTCCCAAGAGGAGCCGCTAGGTGAACAATCAAAGTAGAAAACGTAACTAAATAGAATTTCTCACGATGAAGGTTTTTTCCTGCGATTTTTAGGTTGGCACTTTTTGGCATTTAGATCGTAGTAGCCAACTCTGCAAAACGTTGCAGCTGACCGAGCACTTTTTGTCTTCGCAGGAGGCGCTTCTCGGAGACTTGAAGGTAGACACCTCCTACTCGATCTCAGTAGGAGCTTACACCGCCAAGGGAGATGGCGCTCGCAGCAAACCTGTTAGCGTCTGCACTGCTCTACCGCGTAAGTTACAAAAATGTACTCATTCATTAATATCATTCAATGATTTTTGAGACTTCATAATTAGCACCATTAGTGGCAACTCTGCTTTTGGGGCGGGATGGGGGACGGGGGCGGCGGGTCAGGCAGTGCACTTTCAGATTCAGCAGTCGTATATCGTCAATTAATAATCATTAGTGGCCTCAACTTTGATGGGTGTCGGGTGTGTCCTCCAAATAAACTAAATATATTCTCCTCCCATTCTGCAGTGTCTCCAAGTAGCAATTCTCTGTCCACCAATGAAAGGTCATCACTGTGTAGAGCTCCACCCTTAAACAAACAGCAAAGTGATTCATGTCATAACATGTCCCGTTGCAATGTTGCAACAATCACATCCAGCAaagccaaatttgaaccacaatTCCAAAATTTGTTCTTGAAAAACATATTAACAGCTTGCTTTTCAAAGCACCCATCAGTTAAGCGCTGCAAAGTTCTcccaccatgtttttttttttattttaaaataacacaATTTTGCAGTTCGTCATTGTTCCGTGTTCCTCACACTCTTTTCTCCTGATTCCTTTTGTAGTACCTGAACAGCCCAAACTCATGGTGAGCGCAACTGACTCGGGCACTGCTCTGCTTCAGTGGTACCCGCCGCCAAATCAGGTCACGCCACTCCTGGGTTACCGCCTGACCTTTGGCCGCGTCGACGTCCTTCCCTTCACAGTGGTGGAATTCCCCACCAAAGAGAATCGCTACACGGCTCAGGACATCCACAAGGGAGCCAACTATGTGTTCAGACTGTCCGCCCGTAACAAAATGGGCTACGGAGAGGAGGGAGTTAAAGAAGTGACCACCCCTGAAGGCTCCCCAACTGGATATCCAGAAAATATTATTTCAGAGGAGATTTCTGCCAACTCCCTACGCTTGACGTGGAAATCAGTGCCACTCATTGAGCAAAATGGAAAAATTGCCAAGTACTCAGTCCTGTACAAGGATATAAACAGTCGGGGCAATTCCTCAGAAGTTGTAGTGCCCACTCCCGGGTCGAGTGTTTTGTTGGAGGGTCTGAGTGCCGATACCGTGTACGATGTCAGGGTGTGCGCGTTCACGGCTGTCGGGCGCGGTCCGTACAGCCCCGGTGTCCAGTTTAGGACGCAGCGGCTCGACCAAGGTAGGACTCACGCTCGCTCCCTGACAACTCATCTTCATCGTGCAGGACACCAGGCACACGTCCTAACTTAGTTCCaacctgcacacaaacacacgcgcatcTGCTGACATCCTAAGTGTCCTTTTTCATTGTGTTGTCGCTGTACTCTTAGACAAAACATCCTTTTCCCAAAGCAAGGTAAGATTCTTGGGTCTGTCCAGTCACTGACTGAATGCTGACCCAAGCAAATAGATGGCTTGTACTAGAGACTAATACGCAGATACGCCCTGTgccaaaaaaagaagagttcaCCATCAGTTGATctcattgtgtttgtttttgtctctgtTTTCACATTAGTTTTTGCCACCAACTTCCGAGTGAAAGCCGCCATGAAGAATTCTGTTCTGTTGTCCTGGGAGGTCCGAGACAAGAATCCTACCCAGCCATTCACTGTAAGGATGATGTCATaacaacatgcaaaaacaaTCAACTGAATGGCTGTTATCGGACTGTAAGATGTGCTCAGGTTTTTACCAAAAATGTGTCGGGCGAAAGGGAAGAAAATGTGATCTGATTGTTGATTGTTGAATTTGTTCAGGAGGATTCTTCATGGTAAATTTGCATTTCTGCAAAAGGCACAATTTGAATGACCTTTGGATAAAAGTTGGTCTGACAACACACCATGTGACTCTCAATCCTTGCAAATTTAAATTAATCAGATCAGATTTGAGAGGTGTCTTTATTATTGCCCTTTAAGAAGAAAAGGGATTTGGGGTGGAGGAATTGTGTGGGGTTTCACCTCAAAGTTATTGCAAAATAAAGGCATTTGAAGAATATAGGCATTGAAGGTATTTTAAGAATACTCTTATTTCAAAAACGCCGGGTTGACATGAGAAAAATGAGTATGCCGATAAAAAAATAGAACCTCCTTTGCAAAAACAATGTactgcatttttgtgtgttggctgaatgttaaaaaaaaacaaaaatgaaatcccTGCATCATATTCAGATCCTGTACGGAAAGGGTCAGTCTGTGGAAGTGGATGGGACGCAGACTCAGAAGCTGATCACCGGATTGCAGCCAGACACCTTGTACTCTTTCTTGCTTACCAACCGAGCCAACAGCGCCGGGGGCCTGCAGCACCGGGTCACCGCCACGACTGCTCCAGATATCCTGAAAAGCAAGCCCATCGTGCTGGGGCAGACCAATGCTGATGGCATGGTGACTGTGCAACTTCCATCTGTGCAGACGGCAGCTAAAGTCAAGTAAGGAAAGCACattctacacacacaaaaaaaggtgattCAATGCAAAAGAGATACTCCAATTAAGTCATAATATAATGAAGGTCTCTATTGGCCCTTTGAGCTCATTTCCACCATCCCCCATTGCATCCTGTATTTATTCGCCAAACAGGAGGGATTTCTCTCTACGAGTAGGCGGCCTTGCAATTCTTCCAACTCCCACAGCAGAAAGGGCGAAAGCACAAAGCTCGTAATCTCCTTCAAACCCAGAATAAACATAGAGAACTAGTCCACTCCTTAGAATTCCACTGTAAATCTCTGCGTGAGTCATTCCACTGCAACAGCCGCAGTGGTTGTAGTTTCCCTCCGTCATGTCATTTTTTGCTCTGATTACACTCCCCCCAACCTTGATAAAAGATGTAGACACAAACTGTAATCAGATGgatgtttcattttattactAAAATACGTCATCAGCAATTCGGGTCTTTGAGAGCATATTAGTTCATCGTGCtgctgcaaattcaacatttcaCCACATTTGATGTAATGTGATTTATGTTATTAAGTGCGAGCAGCGAGCATTGGAGTGAGTCATGCACTGGGGACACATTTATCATTTTAGTGCGAGTGCCCTCATGGCTTGGCGGAACCTATTGGAGCTCcagctgataaaaaaaaaaaaaaaaaaaaaaaatcacttttactTTTGTTCTCCGGCGTGGCTCTGTCATTGGAAAACTTCATTAGCACCTGCACATCAAATCcattacaaaagccatttgaaACGTACTTTTTCAAAGAGAAAAAAGCTCCATTATAACTCACCCTGCCAGGCAGGTATTCATTTAATGATGTATATTTAGCATTGAAGCTGTGGGGATTTATAGAGCGACAGTATATTGACAATATTGCATTTAGTTCAGGGTGTGTTCATGTGTTTCAGGGGTTATTACGTGGTGGTGGTGCCACTGAAGAAGCAGAGAGGAGGGAAGTTCTTGAATCCATGGGAGGACCCAGACCAGATGAACTTAGATGAGGTAGAGTCATCCTAGTGTTTATGCCAAACGACAAGTTCTGTGGGGTTGAAGAAGGTAAATAGACCCTGTAAACATTCAGGGTCTATTTTGCGTTGATCCAAAGCTGGCGCTCTTTTCACTTTAAATGATATCTGACTCAAGTGCACTACATCTGAAGTATTTTGCTGAAAAATCATATGTACAGTGGAGCCAGACGTATTTCTGCAACATAGTGCAACATCTTCCAAAAAGCATAACCGAAGCACCACTGCAGGTTGTTCTCCACTAAAAAGAAATAGACCTCCAAGTAGCAGTCAGTCTTGGCCCAAAAGAAATTTACATGTCTGCTAGAAAGCATTAGCGTGAAGGAGTATTATCACATTTCAGCATGGCAATgaacccaaaataaaaataaaaaataaaaaatggctttAAAAACTAAAGTTATTGCCAGAGTTCCAATTGGAAGTTTGTGCACAAGAGATGGCCTTGTAATCGGACACATTTGGAACACAATTGCAAGGAAGAGTGACCCAATGGTTGGCAAAACAAGATGTCAATAAGAATCCTCACCGAGCGAGTGAAAATTCAAGAAAAGGGTGTTCGATAAAGTTTAAAGTTTAGCGGGCACACTTATGACACGGGCTTATTGAACATTCATGCCCACCGTCTGCATGGGTAAACTCGATCACAGTTCTGATGATGATATATTTGATTTACCTTGGCGATATTCTCTGAAGAGACGGTTGATACTTTGATGATGGTGTGTAGAATCCTAGAGAGTTTATATTTAGGAAATAATGCTTTACAGGGGGCAGCACAGCGGCCTAGTGGCTTTTGCTGATACGTTGTTAACGGTCTGTGGCATCCTAGGGATGggatacaaaccccaattcgaattaagttgggatgttgtgtaaaatgtaaataaaaacatttgcaaagccTTTTTAACCTACTAAATATAATTGAgcacaccacaaagacaagatatttaatgttccaactgatgaacattattgttttgtgtgttttgtttttgcaaatatttctcatttggaatttgatgcctgcaacacattccgaAAAAGCTCGGATAGGAGCAACAAAAgcctgagaaagttgaggaacgctaATTTAAAAacgctaattaaaaaaaaaaaaaaaacacaaaaaattaacacaggttaattggcaacaggtgagtgtcacgattgggtataaaaggagcagtcccgaaaggctcagttgttcacaagcaaggatggggcgaggttcaccactttgtgaacaactgcgtgagcaaatagtttAAGAACAACGTTTGTCAATGTACAAtcacaaggaatttagggatttcatcatatacAGTCCATAATTCCAtcaaagattcagagaatcgggagaaatctctgcatggaagcggcaaggccaaaaactaaCATAGAATGACCGTGACCTTAAATCCCTCACTGCATTCATATCCTGTGTACCTTTACAGTTtccaaatgattgtttgtcactGACAGTTTTTTGTATGCTAATCTCATTTTTTTAACCCAGACGTTGCTAATTGCTCCTGCCTGCTGTGCCCTTCTTCCATGTCAGTTGCTGAGAGAGATTAACAGAACCAGCGTAAGCCATTCCCTCCGTATCCGCAGACAGGCCGGCCAATCGGATCCCAGGGCTTACGTCAACGCTCACTTCAAAACCCTCCCCAGGGAGTTCACGCTCGGCGACGGACGAAACTACGGCGACTTCCGCAACCGTCCGCTGCAGAACGGGCAGGAATACGTCTTCTTTGTGCTCGCCCTGCTTGACCTTTCGGAGAACGTAAAATACAAGCACATCCTCAAGTGTTCATCAACACGTTGTATATTGAAACATTAACTGTATTATCTCCCACGCTCATCCACAGACTATGTTCTCCACCAGTCCGTACTCCGATCCCGTGACCTCATCGGATGTGGACCCGCAGCCAATTGTTGATGAGGAAGAGGGCCTCTTGTGGGTCGTCGGTCCTGTTTTGGCCGTCATCTTCATCGTGTGCATTGTCATTGCCATCCTTCTCTTCAAAAGGTAAGAGCAGCATGCTAAGTACCGTACTTATTCTGAAGAAACCATTGCTAAAGTTGTAACCAAATCCAGATGCTTTAGACTGGGGAAGTATTTGACATATACACAGCTTTCAAAACCTCTTTGTTCCATTTAAGGCTCTCAAACATTTTAGTCTGCTTTTCAGTCTTGCAAATGAATGGGAGATATTTTCATCGATCAAATATGATCATTCTTTATGATCATTATCAGGGCTCCTGGCTGAAGCTTTGTTAACACACATAATTAATTGCTGCAGCAGATGCGctatgacaaaataaatatccATGATGGTAATGTATTTAAAGTTCAGGATGCTCACCGGACATTAGCGAGCACCTTGATGCTGAGCTGCGCCGTGCAGAGtgaaattttaaatatacatgcaTGCACCCATCTGAGATGCTTTTATAAGACAATGATAGGATGATGGATTCCAATTGTAGTTTCTTGTTgttgaataataaataattgtaaaagagaagaggaagtgCAGTCACAGATAATAATGTTGTCCATCCTTGTCTATTCCTTTTTGCGCTCCTTCCTCTCCCGCCTGGATCCAGCAAACCCGACAGGTAATAAATAACCTCTAAGGTTTGGTCtatccatttttgttgttgttgttaggcAAAAATAAGGTTTCTTAAGATGCATTTCTATTTATGTAAAGACTCAATTTCAATGTAATAATAGAAATTTCAGTTCCGTGAAAGTGCGTGTGAATGCTGACAGATGTTTTCACCAAGCCAATATGCCAACCGAAGAAATGGATTATCCACTAAGGGTTAATACATCCCAGCATATCATAGCCTGGGGATATTGTTGTGGCTCGACAATAAGTGGTCCAGACATACTTCTTCTAATTCA containing:
- the LOC133477067 gene encoding receptor-type tyrosine-protein phosphatase delta-like isoform X4; amino-acid sequence: MHVSTYPTMHSASPGLLLLTFLFLADADSLPRFTRTPEDQTGVQGGVASFVCQAAGEPQPKIVWNKKGKKVSNQRFEVIEFDDGTGSVLRIQPLRTPRDEAIYECHASNSAGELTASTRLSVLREDQLPSGFPTIDMGPQLKVVERSRTATMLCAASGNPDPEISWFKDFLPVNTSSNNGRIKQLRSGGTPIRGALQIEMSEESDQGKYECVATNSDGTRYSTPANLYVRELREVRRVPPRFSIPPADSEIMPGGNVNITCVAVGSPMPYVKWMLGAEDLTPEDDMPIGRNVLELTDVRQSNNYTCVAMSTLGVIEAVAQIIVKALPKAPGTPVVTERTATSITLTWDSGNPEPVSYYIIQHRSKGSEDPYKEIDGIATTRYSVGGLSPYSHYDFRVAAVNTIGQGPSSEVVEARTAEQAPSSPPRQVRGRMLSTTTAIIHWDEPEEPNGQVVGYRVYYTSDNTLPVNQWEKQMVRSANFITIQGLTPNKTYYIRVLAFTSVGDGPLSQDLQIIAKTGVPSQPSEFKGEAKSETSILLSWVAPPQGGPDNQITGYELVYRRADDTEEKKVSFEPTTSYLLKNLKPFSAYTFQLAARSKHGIGAYTNEVSVDTPQTLPSAPPQDITCTSPTSTSILVSWAPPPMEFQNGVITGYTIQYSATGVNKTSKRIDGIPTEGSPYLLQNLEKWTEYGITVRAQTEAGDGPESLQLIIRTEEDVPSGPPRGVDAETVNASAIRVKWRAPAPELQHGQIRGYQVHYVRMNYGEPQGQPFIKDILMEDSQWEYDQSAQYEALLGDLKVDTSYSISVGAYTAKGDGARSKPVSVCTALPLPEQPKLMVSATDSGTALLQWYPPPNQVTPLLGYRLTFGRVDVLPFTVVEFPTKENRYTAQDIHKGANYVFRLSARNKMGYGEEGVKEVTTPEGSPTGYPENIISEEISANSLRLTWKSVPLIEQNGKIAKYSVLYKDINSRGNSSEVVVPTPGSSVLLEGLSADTVYDVRVCAFTAVGRGPYSPGVQFRTQRLDQVFATNFRVKAAMKNSVLLSWEVRDKNPTQPFTILYGKGQSVEVDGTQTQKLITGLQPDTLYSFLLTNRANSAGGLQHRVTATTAPDILKSKPIVLGQTNADGMVTVQLPSVQTAAKVKGYYVVVVPLKKQRGGKFLNPWEDPDQMNLDELLREINRTSVSHSLRIRRQAGQSDPRAYVNAHFKTLPREFTLGDGRNYGDFRNRPLQNGQEYVFFVLALLDLSENTMFSTSPYSDPVTSSDVDPQPIVDEEEGLLWVVGPVLAVIFIVCIVIAILLFKSKPDSLSAFTQQTSSNTLRIEKRTEAEGRKGSFPCSKAMSSHHPTDPVELRRINFQTPAYRVSVYRGYRRLSSMASHPPVPISELADNIERLKANDNLKFSQEYESVDPGQQFTWENSNLEVNKPKNRYANVIAYDHSRVILSGIEGVPGSDYINGNYIDGYRRQNAYIATQGSLPETFGDFWRMVWEQHTANIIMMTKLEEKSRVKCDQYWPTRGTETYGLIQVTLLDTVELATYSVRTFALYKSGSNEKREVRHFQFTAWPDHGVPEHPTPFLAFLRRVKACNPADAGPMIVHCSAGVGRTGCFIVIDAMAERIKHEKTVDIYGHVTLMRSQRNYMVQTEDQYIFIYDALLEAVTCGNTEVPARNLYSYIQRLTQIEPGDNVTGMELEFKRLASAKAHTSRFVSANLPCNKFKNRLVNIMPYETTRVPLQPIRGVEGSDYINASFIDGYRQQKAYIATQGPLAETTEDYWRMLWEHNSTIVVMLTKLREMGREKCHQYWPAERSARYQYFVVDPMAEYNMPQYILREFKVTDARDGQSRTVRQFQFTDWPEQGVPKSGEGFIDFIGQVHKTKEQFGQDGPITVHCSAGVGRTGVFITLSIVLERMRYEGVVDIFQTVKMLRTQRPATVQTEDQYQFCYRASLEYLGSFDHYAT